CTCCATAGAGCCGGGTTATCCACACTACCGTCATATTGAAATCAAACAGGCCGCCAAATTCATCCCCGGGAAAAAATATCCGCTGTCCATAGGCCTGAAAGGCGCCCAGTACGATAATGTACTGCTTACGGACGCCGACTGCAAACCGGGTAGCACATACTGGCTGACGTTAATGAGCCAGGGGTTTGACGATAATAAGGAAATCGTGCTGGGTTACGGCGCTTACCATAAAAAACCGGGCTTCCTGAATAAAGTGATCCGTTACGAAACCTTTTTCAGTGCCCTGCAGCACCTGTCCTTTGCCATGAGCGGCATGCCCTACATGGGCGTGGGCCGCAACCTGGCTTACAAGAGGGAGCTGTTCTTCCGCCATAAAGGATTTACCAGCCATCAGCACCTGGCCAGCGGCGATGACGATCTGTTTGTCAATTCCGCCGCCAACCGCAAAAATGTGGGAGTGGTCATCGATAAGCAGGCATTTACCTATTCAGAGCCTAAACTGAGCTGGAAAAGCTGGTTCAGGCAAAAAACAAGGCATATGTCCACCGGCAAACACTACCGCTTTGGGCATAAGTTTGTGCTGGGCCTGTTTTCCCTGACACATTTCCTCTTTTACCCGGCCCTTATTTTCGCGCTGTTTTTCCCGCCGCCAATTTTGTGGTACGTGCTGGGCATCTTCGCGACCAAGGTACTGGTGCAGTCCATTATCACCTACGCCGCCATGCGCAGGCTCGATGAAAGCGATCTTTTCAAGTTCAGCTGGCTGATGGACATCTTCATGGTATTATATTATATCATCTTTACGCCGGCGCTGATGTTCCGCTCCAAAAACAAATGGTAGGTCATCTACCTGAATGATAACAGAATGGCGGAGATACTCCGCCATTCGTCGTTTTATAAGGGCCAATTCTTTACTTTTGCGCCATGGAGATTATTTTAAAGTATTTCAGCGATTTTACGCCTGCCCAGTCACAACAGTTGGAAGCCCTGAAAGGATTGTATGAGGAATGGAACGGGAAAATCAATGTGATTTCCCGGAAGGATATTGATTCTTTGTATGAGCGGCATGTGCTGCATTCCCTGAGCATAGCGGCCATCGCAGATTTCCAGCCGGGCACCCAGATACTGGACCTGGGCACCGGAGGCGGTTTCCCCGGCATTCCGCTGGCCATCTTCTTCCCCGAAGTACAG
The Chitinophaga varians genome window above contains:
- a CDS encoding glycosyltransferase, which codes for MLDNLGEIALYFFAAVAGIQTIYYLFVFSRVAFYRRKFDLDQAPGGPFSVIICAKDEELNLQKNLPGVLQQRYHVHHKPEYEVIVVNDNSEDDTKYYLRSIEPGYPHYRHIEIKQAAKFIPGKKYPLSIGLKGAQYDNVLLTDADCKPGSTYWLTLMSQGFDDNKEIVLGYGAYHKKPGFLNKVIRYETFFSALQHLSFAMSGMPYMGVGRNLAYKRELFFRHKGFTSHQHLASGDDDLFVNSAANRKNVGVVIDKQAFTYSEPKLSWKSWFRQKTRHMSTGKHYRFGHKFVLGLFSLTHFLFYPALIFALFFPPPILWYVLGIFATKVLVQSIITYAAMRRLDESDLFKFSWLMDIFMVLYYIIFTPALMFRSKNKW